The genomic stretch GAGCCGTCTCAGCCACAGAGTGCGTGTCTCACCAGGATGCATGAGCGCTCTCCGTCATTGCAGAGCCCCGTTTTTCTCAGGACAGGTTGCTCTCTGGGTCCTGTTTTGTTGAGAAAAGTGGTGATGACAGACGCATCTCTCATGGGCTGGGGAGCAGTGTTCGCGGGCAGAACAGTGAGAGGAGTTTGGTCTCCTGCACTGAGAGAGAAGTACATCAATTTTCTAGACCTGCTGAAAGTGTTTTTAGCTCTGAGacattttgtccattttctCAGGATTCATCATATATTTGGTCAGGATGGACAATACAATGGTGAGCCTACATAAATCGGCAGTTGAGAGTACGTTCTCACAAGCTTCACATGTTAGCAAAGAAACTAATTATGTGGAGGAGCAGGAACCTCCTGTCATTGCATGTTATGCATGATCCAGGAATAATGAACAGGGGAGCGGATCTACTGTCCAGAGGGGATCCTCTGTatggggaatggagactccacccccagTGATCCTCAGAGATTCCGTCAGGCTGCCGTAGATCTCTTCGCATCGCACGAAAATGTGTAATATCCCTGTTTTTTCTCTCTGACAGGTGACGATGCACCATTAGGTGTGGATGCTCTAGCCCACCAGTGGCCAGACTTGTTACTTTGTGCGATACCTCAGTTGAGCCTAATCAAGCAGACATTATGGAGGGTTTGAGAATGTAGACGTATAATGATTCTGATCACACCATACTGGCCGGGGAGACTGGGGGTTGCAAAGATTGTGCAACTGCTCTACGACCAGCCATGGCCGTTACCAGCACACAAGGATCTCCTTTCACAAGCAAGGAGAAATATTCCACCCCTCCCCTCAGAAACTGGCTCTCTGGGCCTGGCCTGTGAGAGGTTGAATCTGAATGTGGCTGGATTACCTCCGAAAGTGATTGCGAATGGGTTAAAGAATGGTGCGTAGATAGCAACATCATCCAATACTTGTGTTCGGTTTCGAATGTGCTATGCTTCCTGGATAAGCGCACAGCCTTTTCAGCATGTCATATAGGTCTTGACTCGAGTGCTTTTGGCTGACACCCTCTCATCTGTCCATTTTTGAGAGAAGCACAAACGGCTACAACCAGTATCAAAAGAGCCCCGTCCCGCCTTGGGATTTGTCTGTTGTCCTGAACACACTCTCTGATAACATTGCCTTAAAGCTGCTTTCTTTAAAGACAGCTCTGCTACTTGCTCTCACTATAGCAAAAAGGGTGGGTGAACTGCATGCTTTATCAGTTCACTCAAAAAGTAAATTTTAGAACTAACCCAGACTTTGTGCCTAAAATATGTGATCACGCTGGTTCAGTTCCATCAGTGGATCTGCTAGCTTTTCATCCACCATCTTTATCTCCAGAGGATTTGTGGTTACACTGTATATGTCTGGTTCGTACTCTGCGTACATATGTACAAAGAACCCGACACTTCGTAAGAGCAACCAGCTATTTGTCTCTTGGGCCGACTCTAACAAGGGAAACCCGTCAATGCCTTTCCCACTAAGTGTTGTAGGCTGTTGTGTTATGTTACAATAACATGAATATAGAGCCCCCAGGAGGACTGCGAGCTCATTCTACTAGAGATATGGCCACATCCTGGGCACTATTTAGAGGCATTTCTATGCAAGAAATTTGCACAGCAGTCAGCTGGTTTTCTCCGCACACATTTATTCGATTCTATAGACTGGATGCTATTCTTCATGCTATTCTGGTCTGTTTTCATCACTATCTAGAGCAGTTATTCAGATAATAGCCTACTCATTTCTCCTGTTCTTGAAGTCACACCATTAGTACACATTTTTTAACTGTTCCTAATTCCTAACACCTGCGTCATCTAACTCAATATAAGGGGCCCAGCATGCACCATGGGGGCACACTTTGTCATAACCCTGACATTACGGTTGTGTACAACTCCTGTGCTCCAAGGGCATTATTGTGCAGTGCACGTGTGAGAAGACTGTTCTTCAAAAACCCACAGATAAGCTATTGTAGTCTGAAACACAGAACGCAGCAGAACTGACAAAGCAGAATCCCAAGGAAAGCGAGGCAGATCCGCTTAAAAGGTCTGGCATGATTCTTCGTTTGGGACATTAGCTCGACCCGAAATGGTACAATGAATAGCCTAATTCAACACCATGGGGCACGTCCTGTTGTAATCATGATGTGATCGTGCTCCAAGTGCATAATTGCATAGAGCATGAGTGTATCCAAAATTCACCGTTTTACTGTTGTCATCTGAAACATGGCATGCAGCGGAACTGACATGAAGCAATCGAGTGACCCAAATGTTTGGTAGCCCATTAGCAAATCAGTCACAGCAGTAGCAAACAGAGACAGATACTGTATAAGTTAAAAGAAAggggagagtgagagagaagaaGAGACAGTCTGCTCACTTTCCAAAGCCTCAAGTTTAACATCGGATCCCCAAAACTCTAGCTCGTGCGGCACTTTGTCAAAGGCAGAAGTAGAGCGACGGGACAGCTGATTGCCCTTCTTCCTTTGAAAAGAAGATGATTCTTGTGGACGGTTCAATGAgtccattcaagtgcagcttGTACATGCTAAACTTACCATGCGTGTCCTCACTCGTAAGAACACTTCCAAAAAGCCATCATATTCCaccctaaataataataattccacTTGATGTGGGTCACTGAAACACAATGAATCCAATGATTTAACCCAAATAAAGCACGGACAGATAAACCGTCTTCCCGAAGAAGAGAAATCTGCCAACATTGGCTTGCGGAGGGATAATCACTGACACGTGACAATAGCTAAAGAGGTGTATgtatttcattgaaataaagtccTTCAAACTTGCATACATTTTGAGGTAATCATTCCTCATAGTCAGCTTGTTTTAATAAGTTGGGAgctataaaaactattaaagtGTGAGATTATAACTGACAAACCATCCAGTCGCACACCAGTGATCATCCCTATGTGCCATAAAGGCTGCGACTCCTGCTATACGGGCTTCAGGCAATCAGACCGGCTTCAGATGCTCTTGGGTCATAGTGTCAGCTACAGACACACCGTCAAGTGAACCAGTGAAAGAGTACTACTATTCTTGATGGTCTCTGATATTTTGCAGCGTTAGTAGCATAAAGTGACTTTTTGTGTTCGAAAGATGGTAATGGGAATCtgttaatttgttaaaataatgatCACTAAAATAAACGTTAGCGTATGTAGggtataatacattttttaaaaaaagtgcaaaaaaagattaacttaaagtaaaagagaaaacagaatgaagaaataaaacacatacacaattTCATGTTGGAATGCAACATTTAATTGTGCGTATTGGTATGTTTCACTAACCTATTTTCACATGCTGCAAATTAATCTTTAGGTGTTATAATGTAtaacattaatgtaaacagtgtgtgtatgtacagtagttgtttatcattaaaaaaaaaaaaaaatagagagtatataaatctgcatttttttatgTAGTACTGCCCCGATTAAGCTGTTTCATACatcatatatttacatatactgtGTATCGTATGacaaaataactgaatttacacacattatcctgttcaaaagttttcacccccttgGTTTTTATTATAGTGTGTGGCTTTCTCAATGATTAAGGACAGTTGAGGGTCTCAGCTTataaaaaatgtgcaaacaTTAATTGATGAAGAGGAAGGCAACAATGCTACATTAGGAGCCGAGGTAAACTTTTGCAAACAGGATGATTGGtgtaaattgtaattattttgtcttgtagaaaacatgaaaatatcttatGCAGCTTCTGAAGGgcaatactaaataaaaaataagatctTAATGTATATCTCTTATGTTTGTATAAATTCTGCATGGGGTTTATAAACAAACATGCAGTCAACTGTATAAATACACAGTATATAAACTAAAATTGAGTGTAAAATATAATATCTCAACTTTAAACTTAagatttaaaatctttttatttgaaCATCTCGAATAATAAGTTTTAAATTAACCCTTGAACTTGGATTGTAACCAATGAAATGTCTCTTTAAACTTTAAAGGAAACATTGATAGCGAACGGCTGGCGATCGCTAGACAGCGAATTCCATATCGACTCGGTCGAGTAGTTGACGAATGGCTACTCGACAAAGGTAAAAACACTGATAAAACTTAAAGTCGTATTTTGTTTGTAAAATAAACcattcatttaaacattaaattaaagcaATTTAAATAGATAAATGTAACTTGCAATAATTGGACactgtattaatgtattaatctGTATTAACTAGTTAATGTCATAACTTTCGGTTAAAGGGACTCTTTTGATTGTAtaactatattttttaattgtagcatgtgtatatgtgtacacatttgtgatttttcGTCATGATGAATAAATAGACAGGCACAGTAATTAGATAATatttagtaataaaaaataaatagatagtatttagataataattataaaatatgaattagCATGAGTCCCTTTAACAAAATTTTACATGCAGttaagaaaatgacaaaatatccattgaaataaaataattttgatgtGCATGTATAATCATTTGATCTTTTATATGAAATGTGccactgttgttgttttgtccttgttgattttaattgaattattcTTCATTCTTCTTCTGTTTCATGATCATACCTTTGCATCCAATCCAACTCCTCTTGCTAAAAGGCAGACATAGTTGTTAATGGTTtatctgtaaatattactattgtgtTCGCACAGCTACACAACAAGattaaaatcagtcatttttaagATTATAATGTCAACAAGTTGCCTTCAGATTGACTGTTAGCTGAAAACATCTGCCATGGATATATTTTCATCTCCATGATGACAGAAgctaataaataatttttctcTAGGATTTCTGAGAGCTGAATCTGTACAGTACTGAGCTTTACAAAATATCACTAGGAACTAAACCAACAGTTCacagattatatttattaaagagCCTTTTAGCAAATTACCACTTCTTAAATGCATTACCaatgttttgttctgtgttTCATAAGCACCCCTTCATACCGGCgatgataaaaacattggcCAATACCTGAATAATCCGTCTTTTCCTCAGGCGTGATTATTTTCCATCACGCCATTGTTTGTCTCTTCAATCTGCACTAAGTTTTGTTGTATCGCAGTAACTTTGTTCTCCCGCAGGCCGCCAGCTCACAATCTTCAACAGCCAGATGACCATCCAGATCGGCGGTTGGGAAAGAGACCACAGCCGTGCCTTCCAGGGCCAAATGTCTGGTTTCTATTACAATGGATTGAAAGTTTTTAACATGGCTGTGGAAGGAGATCCCAACATTCGCATCGAAGGCAGCGTGAGGCTGGTTGGGGAGGCGCAATCTTCCTCCATAACGCCACAGTCCAGTGCTACGGTCCATCGCTCTGAGACCTCTACCTCAGTTATGGAGATCATCACCACAACCACCTCCAAGCACCAGATGAAACACACCACACCAGGAGAACCCCAGCAGGTCAGAAAACTCTACTCCTTCCCCTAGCTGACCTCCATCCTTTCCTTCCCATTTATTTGTTCTACCCGTCCCATCAGGATTTCACTGGACTCGGTGACACTGAttatatgggccattctacagaattggtgtaaactgctgtcccacaaccaaaaaaacacatttaaaagcatttaagtattcaaatttgagatgtttactaagatctttctattatctattgaatcccacaataatatttaaaatatcagtaagattaatatatatgaaatcatcatttattgggtactttcagTTGGGGGGTGGCTGTCCTGGACCCTAACCCCTAATtttcaacttgtgaaaatgatattaaaatattttttgcaatttttcccattgctgtttttaaaaatatatttagattttttttttttttttttttttttttttttaaagtgaagttaaaaaatatatttattttatatttctatttttaaatcatgaaacttgaAAAAACGTGTCccgcattttcatgtcactaccgaaacagtgtgtgttttagtccattggctgagactgtttttaacacacttctacatttctgatcaggaaatattcctgtgttcctccctctcatagcctctctttcagaGTAGATAggtccatcattttgagttaaatgtgttcaaaagtctgaaaatctgtgtgtcactttaaggaacgtcactaccaaacacattttttctgcaattaagcaaactttttttaatgtgttattccataaaatgtagtttttatgtgtgtacaactgttcagaactgtgctagctaaccatgtgctgattagcatctttgagctagacTCAAAAGTacctaaaattgtcactaccgaaacatggtgaagtttcggtagtaacatcattgttttttgagtgttattcgattttttttttttttttttttttttttttttgtgtacaacTCTTTAGAACTAgataaccatgtgctgattatcaTCTTTGAGTTAGgttcaaaagtatctaaaattgtcatatACTGTGTCGGTAGTgatgtcattgttttggtagtgaaaAAAGGGAacatataatcatttatttgggggaagTAAACAAAATTTaagtacagttatgcaaatcactagtattttagtatgttttattatgcagatcattagtgttttagtatgcgagttaaaattgtgtaatgtgatgtggtcactaccaacacattactgtcactaccgaaaatgtgcagtcacgaccgaaacatgggatgttttgtcaaaaataaagtatattgaattatcaaataagatgttattatagtgtttggttcaatgtatattcaaactaatgaatccttcactgtgaaatcagtatgataaactttatgacttttacaaagaaagattggattcaaaatacaacaaatctaaTAAATTAcccttgaaatattgttaaaattgtaattgttattgatttacttgtgaaaactttttttaaaaaatagcaaaGAATATATTTCCAAgatagatgtaaacaaaatcttaataggtcaatgtaacccttcttattaaattatttattattgtgtttcagtAGTAACAAATTTGAGGAgaggaaaatattccaaaactttctgaaaaaacaatatgagaattaactgcacaattactagaaatgtgtaccttggatattatacaatttgcatacataaaGCATTTTTTCAAGACATTTCCAACTCTGACTTTcaaccaattctgtagaatggaccatatactttacattttaaatgttttaaattattgtttcgtgtttttacaatttataataaataatattatttttgcaatttacaatacaaaatataatgatattaaatgtttatctagtaaaataatatatttatagtgTATTTAAATCTAATCTACTTGTGAAATCAGGCATTATGAGGAATAGCAAATAGACATTATTCACATGGTTTGGAAACGAAAAGGTTGGAAAGAAAATAGATGTGTAATTAGTGAATGAATCATTACGACtgaatcattatattttataattaaattgcAATATATAATTAGCTTATGATTAACATGTTAAAGTAGCCTTCATCTTTGGATAACTTGACCGTTCgttctaaaacaaaacaaatgtcaaATTTAGGGGGTGGTGGAATAAAATCTGATTAGAAAGATGTTATCAAGAATATTCAAGGCTGTTATTGTTGCTAAAAGACTTTGTACAAATTATTGAGTAAATGCTTTTATGAATGAGAAAAGTAAGTCTTTAATTCTGtgttaatgaataaaaaagacCCTTATATGCATGGCACCAGTTCCATCTTTTGGGATGGACAAGGTTGATTTTTACAGAGGTTTCTGATTTGTTTCATAATAAGCAATTAAGTGAAGCTGTTAAGTGTCTAATTCCTACCGCCAGTTTAGGTCACTGAACGAGCGGCGCCTTGTTGTTCCTTCACAGCTAGACACAAAGTCTTAGTACATTTCAGGTCCAGTCTTTCACTCCTGGGCTAAATTTGATCTGAGGTCCACACCTGCTTGCAGGTGTAATGTAGTGTTGGATCTGGCAGTGAGGGAATGATtcgttttatatttttcagccTTTTTCCTTTATCATCTGTTTCCCAGACTACTGATGACTTGTTGGTGGCATCTGCCGAGTGCCCGAGCGACGATGAGGACATTGACCCGTGCGAGCCGAGCTCAGGTGGGTTAGGTTAGTCATCTCTTTATTATTCCGTCCCCGAGAAGCTGAGCTCCATTTAATGTTTTACACAAGATCTAGTGACTGTTATTTGTAACAGCTGTTAATTGAAGCATGAGATCAGTTGAAGTCTAATTGAGACCCACTGCATCTGTAGACTGTGCAGGTACAGGTATATGGAACAGAAACACAAGCTGTTCAGTAAAccttttattttgctttgtaaATTTGCATGTTTCTTTAAAGAACCTTCCTCCAAAGCTCCTTCATTCAGACACAGCAATGTCTGCTACCCCTGTAAAGGACTTTCAAACACTACTTTAACTCTATTCTACTTTTATAACATGGTATTTTGAATGTTGATTTTGCTTCTGTTTATATGCTGTATCATCCAGTGGCAATTTACTCTAAGGCACATTTAGTGGATGATTGTGTTTTTTGTACAAATTGACAAAGAAGACAAATCGTATTGAGAGAATAGCCACTAGTGAAGGGCTTGATGATGTAATGTGTGTCAGCAGCCAATCATTCTTGACAAGACAtcattttttagagtttttttaaaccctgatttagttttaaattgaaatatacCAAATTCAAGGGACAAAAATACCTAAATAACCTGATTGCACAAGTGTTCACACCCCTCAACTAATATTTGTTTGAAGCACCTTttgttattaaaggattagttcacttctgaaagaaaatttccttataatttactcacccccatgtcatccaagatgttcatgtctttctttcttcagtgaaaaagaaatgaaggtttttgaggaaaacattccaggatttttctccatatagtggacttcactagggttcaacgggttgaaggtccaaatgtcagtttcagtgcagcttcaaagagctctacatgatcccagacgaggaataagagtcttatctagagaaaccatcagacattttctaaaaagagGAAAATGAGAAGTGCAGTGCACAATGAGTTAGTGTTGATGCAAACTTCCAAAAGAAGAGTTTGGTGATACAACTCATTGCacacaatattatttttgttgggAAGTGAGAGTTAGTTAGAGGGTGCTTGACTTTAaggctgtatatatatatacttgaaGATACCACAACAGACCGCCAGACTTTCCTGAATTTAATTTTGCTGTTAAACAAATATGGAAAACTCGTCATTGGCAAAGGCAGGGATTTGCTTGTctgttttctttcaaaaacagctGTTAGTGTAATAGTTGGGTTATTGGGGATATTGCTGTTAGATAAACTGACCCTTGGTGTTTTTTATTCTTCAGCTAACCCTACAGGCCCCGTGGTGAAGAGCTATCCTGGTCAGTCAGATGTTTTCCGTGAGTCCAGCAGTACCACAGGCATGGTGGTTGGCATCGTGGTCGCTGCCGCACTTTGTATCCTCATTCTTCTCTATGCCATGTACAAATACCGCAACCGTGACGAGGGATCGTACCACGTGGATGAGAGCCGCAACTACATTTGCAATTCAGCCCAGTCAAATGGATCAGTGGTAAAGGAGAAACCCATGGACGGTACCAGTTGTGTCAGTAAgagcaagaaaaacaaaaacaaggagTATTATGTGTGATTCTGTTATTCCTGGTCCTTACAGGACCTGCTTTCACTTTTAAGTTCTAGCACACGTCAAACATAAGACCTCATGCaacataaaaactgagaaaCTGTGGAAAAACAGTCATCATATCTTAAACAGTGATGCAGCGAAGAAAATgttttcttcaatatttaatttcagcatattggaatggaTGAAAGAACAGGAAGATTCTCACTTGAAGATGTTCGGAAAATGTCCAAAAATGATCCATAAGTGATGGAAAGATGACCAAATCCATCTAGACTCTGGCATTTTCCAAATGAGCTCAGTTTCTTGTGTAAGAAGAAGGGGAATGAAGAGCAactgatgaattatgacaaattatgacttttttttttcttttctttttttgccgTTTGTGTTGCTGGGAACTTTGCAATGATGAAAAAGCTGAAACAACTCCTCAAAGCATCACTGAAGAATGAAAGATCAAGAAAGGAAAGAAGTCTCTCAGTGTTTTTACTTTACAACTCCTATAGAGCTAATATGAATTTGACAGCGGATGGTGAAAGGGAAAAGATTATGCCATCGCACATTATCTTTGGCAAACATGGACATCTCAGTGAACATGgatgcaacattttatttaatatgtttctATATGTTTCAAAGGTGTGCTTTTTGGACTgacaaatttgtgttttataatCTTTTGCATAGAGGATGCAAACTATATCTGCTCCTTGGCAGAAAAGACtacaaaaaaactttaaatgtcATTAAGATATAGAAGAATTTATAGACAGGATcaaaacttgcatttttttttatttacaatgttttttcaTCATGTTACTCACAGATTGTGTTCTAAATGAttgttcaaaagtaatattTGTCTGTGTGTGCAGGTGCACATGCATGTTCATGTTTTAGATGGTTCTCTGAAAGACACATCCATCCAAAGATACTGTAAATCACTACCAATATACTCACAGACATGAATTTTTCTCAGCCAATGACATATGGGgtaatttcatgtttatttgcacaTACACACCCTCAAAATGTAATCATAAATCAAATTCAGTCACTTGTTTCTGTCTTGTGTGTCTGTCTGCGTGTCTCGTTTCCTTCTTTTAGCACAAGAGACAGGGAAACTGATTTTGAACGAAACACAAGAACCGTTACAAATTTGTTTGACTTTTTAGACCTGTAgtattttttatacagtattttatttcatttctgaGACGTTCAAAACGTATGTATTAAAATGGTTTTGAAAAGTTGATCaagcaaataaaatattacctaaagtaatttataaatatgtgcTGTCTTGGATAAATATAGGgattgtcatttttatgttgttAATATGGATTCCATTTGATGacctatttatttatgcattttaaatattcatttataatatacaatatatatttttaccactaacagtatttaaaaaaaattcttttagCACTAacatccttttttttctttctttttgtagGCGAtcattttgtagttttttattataattatttccCCTCATATAGATTTACAAAAAGCTTCTGATTTACATTTCTTAATTATGAAGAGATGTAATCATGAACAGGAAGTGTAAATTTGtgcactaaaaataataatcaataaaaaaaaaaaacttttgcatatattatttaaagactacaaaacaattaacaagaacaatatttatataaaaatgaaactcCGTCTTCTGAGCAGTCATGGTATCAGGCATCCAGATAGTTTTCAGAGTCAGTGAAAATCATCCTCTCAGCTGCTTCAGGTCTCTGATTTACTGGCGCCTGTATGTAGAGCTTTCCATTATCAGCTATAGAGCAGGACACTTCCTCAAGATTCACTCCTTCAGGCAGATCAAACACCCGTCTGAACTCCAGGATTCTGTACAAGACTTTCCCATGATTCTCTGGCTTCTTCTGGGTCTTGTCGCAGACCCGCAGGTTCCTGCTGACCTGAATGACTGACAGCTCCTCCGGGGAAAAGTCGCGAGTGTCAAAGCAAAGCCGCTTCCCTCTTTCTCCATTGCGCAGGTGACTGGGTAGATCTCCTTCTGCTGGGTCTCTCTTTAAAGATCTGGTGCTGCAGTTTCTCCAGGCTGCATGTCTGTGAAGAGCTGCGATCTCATATCTGCGCACTGTCCACTCGGTTCCCATCGATGTGCCGAAGGAAGGCTGGAATCCATGCAGGCTCAACATGTTCAGTGGCTTTTGTGTTCTTGATTATCTTTGGTGTTGTCGACTCGCAAGGCATTTAGGTTTGACTCGAGTGCTGATGCGAGTCGCTCTGCGTGCACCAGCAAGTTCTTGAATTCTCCAAGTGGTCCCGGATTCCTCCAGTTGGGGGCAGAACTGACGACGCCACACCGGTAAATACTCATTTTAGAAAAAATGA from Ctenopharyngodon idella isolate HZGC_01 chromosome 13, HZGC01, whole genome shotgun sequence encodes the following:
- the nrxn1b gene encoding neurexin-1a-beta isoform X12, with product MLGGWRLVDWQLCLETLIRGLASVTCLALYLTALSLGITAGSDTLTRTHQTHFTHGGKNQHTVPLTINRSPGSLRAGHAGTTYIFGRDGGLITYTWPPNERPSTRADRLAMGFSTQLKEAILVRVNSSSGLGDYLKLHIVKGYVTAIFNVGTDDINIEEKSKFVNDGKYHIVKFTRSGGNATLQVDDLPVIERYPTGNIDSERLAIARQRIPYRLGRVVDEWLLDKGRQLTIFNSQMTIQIGGWERDHSRAFQGQMSGFYYNGLKVFNMAVEGDPNIRIEGSVRLVGEAQSSSITPQSSATVHRSETSTSVMEIITTTTSKHQMKHTTPGEPQQTTDDLLVASAECPSDDEDIDPCEPSSANPTGPVVKSYPGQSDVFRESSSTTGMVVGIVVAAALCILILLYAMYKYRNRDEGSYHVDESRNYICNSAQSNGSVVKEKPMDGTSCVSKSKKNKNKEYYV
- the nrxn1b gene encoding neurexin-1a-beta isoform X11; this encodes MLGGWRLVDWQLCLETLIRGLASVTCLALYLTALSLGITAGSDTLTRTHQTHFTHGGKNQHTVPLTINRSPGSLRAGHAGTTYIFGRDGGLITYTWPPNERPSTRADRLAMGFSTQLKEAILVRVNSSSGLGDYLKLHIVKGYVTAIFNVGTDDINIEEKSKFVNDGKYHIVKFTRSGGNATLQVDDLPVIERYPTGNIDSERLAIARQRIPYRLGRVVDEWLLDKGRQLTIFNSQMTIQIGGWERDHSRAFQGQMSGFYYNGLKVFNMAVEGDPNIRIEGSVRLVGEAQSSSITPQSSATVHRSETSTSVMEIITTTTSKHQMKHTTPGEPQQTTDDLLVASAECPSDDEDIDPCEPSSGGLANPTGPVVKSYPGQSDVFRESSSTTGMVVGIVVAAALCILILLYAMYKYRNRDEGSYHVDESRNYICNSAQSNGSVVKEKPMDGTSCVSKSKKNKNKEYYV
- the nrxn1b gene encoding neurexin-1b-beta isoform X13 encodes the protein MLGGWRLVDWQLCLETLIRGLASVTCLALYLTALSLGITAGSDTLTRTHQTHFTHGGKNQHTVPLTINRSPGSLRAGHAGTTYIFGRDGGLITYTWPPNERPSTRADRLAMGFSTQLKEAILVRVNSSSGLGDYLKLHIVKGYVTAIFNVGTDDINIEEKSKFVNDGKYHIVKFTRSGGNATLQVDDLPVIERYPTGRQLTIFNSQMTIQIGGWERDHSRAFQGQMSGFYYNGLKVFNMAVEGDPNIRIEGSVRLVGEAQSSSITPQSSATVHRSETSTSVMEIITTTTSKHQMKHTTPGEPQQTTDDLLVASAECPSDDEDIDPCEPSSGGLANPTGPVVKSYPGQSDVFRESSSTTGMVVGIVVAAALCILILLYAMYKYRNRDEGSYHVDESRNYICNSAQSNGSVVKEKPMDGTSCVSKSKKNKNKEYYV